A single genomic interval of Homo sapiens chromosome 7, GRCh38.p14 Primary Assembly harbors:
- the ZNF786 gene encoding zinc finger protein 786 encodes MAEPPRLPLTFEDVAIYFSEQEWQDLEAWQKELYKHVMRSNYETLVSLDDGLPKPELISWIEHGGEPFRKWRESQKSGNIICSSVDMHFDPGFEEQLFWGSQQAMNSGKTKSHFQLDPESQCSFGSFVSFRPDQGITLGSPQRHDARAPPPLACGPSESTLKEGIPGPRNLDLPGLWDVPAWESTQHPWPVCGESCWENNHLVMHQRGHSKDRTRRAWEKFNKRAETQMPWSSPRVQRHFRCGVCGKSFRRKLCLLRHLAAHTGRGPFRNADGEMCFRHELTHPSHRLPQQGEKPAQCTPCGKRSLPVDSTQARRCQHSREGPASWREGRGASSSVHSGQKPGSRLPQEGNSHQEGDTEALQHGAEGPCSCSECGERSPMSARLASPCRAHTGEKPFQCAHCTKRFRLRRLLQVHQHAHGGERPFSCRKCGKGFAKQCKLTEHIRVHSGEKPFRCAKCGRNFRQRGQLLRHQRLHTDEKPFQCPECGLSFRLESMLRAHRLRHGGERPFSCSECGRGFTHQCKLREHLRVHSGERPFQCLKCDKRFRLKGILKAHQHTHSKERPFSCGECGKGFTRQSKLTEHLRVHSGERPFQCPECNRSFRLKGQLLSHQRLHTGERPFQCPECDKRYRVKADMKAHQLLHSGEMPFSCECGKGFVKHSKLIEHIRTHTGEKPFQCPKCDKSFRLKAQLLSHQGLHTGERPFHCPECDKNFRERGHMLRHQRIHRPERPFACGDCGKGFIYKSKLAEHIRVHTKSCPAPNELDIKKRLSQLFAMIEADWS; translated from the exons ATGGCGGAGCCGCCTCGG CTACCTCTGACTTTTGAGGATGTTGCTATTTATTTCTCCGAGCAAGAATGGCAGGATCTAGAGGCATGGCAGAAGGAACTTTACAAGCATGTGATGAGAAGCAATTATGAGACTCTCGTCTCTCTAG ATGATGGACTTCCAAAACCAGAACTAATATCCTGGATTGAACACGGGGGAGAGCCCTTCAGGAAATGGAGAGAATCACAGAAATCAGGAAACATAATTTGCTCCTCTGTTGATATGCATTTTGATCCAGGTTTTGAGGAACAGCTGTTTTGGG GAAGCCAGCAGGCTATGAATTCAGGAAAAACTAAAAGCCATTTCCAATTAGATCCTGAAAGCCAGTGTTCCTTTGGATCCTTTGTTTCCTTCAGGCCTGACCAAGGCATCACCCTCGGGAGCCCACAGAGACACGACGCCAGGGCTCCTCCACCACTAGCCTGCGGCCCCAGTGAATCTACCCTAAAAGAAGGAATCCCAGGTCCCAGAAATCTGGATCTTCCTGGTTTGTGGGACGTCCCCGCCTGGGAGAGCACCCAGCACCCTTGGCCTGTCTGCGGGGAAAGCTGTTGGGAGAACAACCATTTAGTAATGCACCAGAGAGGCCACTCAAAGGACCGGACACGTAGGGCCTGGGAGAAATTCAACAAGAGGGCGGAGACGCAGATGCCGTGGAGCAGCCCTCGGGTACAGAGGCACTTCCGGTGTGGCGTGTGCGGTAAGAGCTTCCGCCGGAAGCTGTGTCTGCTGCGCCATCTGGCGGCCCACACGGGGAGGGGCCCCTTCCGGAACGCTGACGGTGAAATGTGCTTCCGACACGAGCTGACCCATCCCAGCCACCGCCTCCCGCAGCAGGGGGAGAAGCCTGCCCAGTGCACCCCATGCGGCAAGCGCTCCCTCCCAGTGGACAGCACGCAGGCTCGCCGGTGCCAGCACAGCCGGGAGGGGCCGGCCTCTTGGAGAGAAGGCCGCGGGGCCTCCAGCAGTGTGCACTCGGGACAGAAACCAGGCTCGCGCCTGCCCCAGGAGGGGAACAGCCACCAGGAAGGGGACACGGAGGCGCTGCAGCATGGCGCAGAGGGGCCCTGCTCCTGCTCGGAGTGTGGCGAGCGCTCCCCTATGAGCGCCAGGCTCGCCAGCCCCTGCAGGGCGCATACTGGAGAAAAGCCCTTCCAGTGTGCGCATTGCACCAAGCGCTTCCGCCTGCGCCGCCTGCTGCAGGTCCACCAGCACGCGCACGGTGGGGAGAGACCGTTCTCCTGCAGGAAGTGTGGCAAGGGCTTCGCCAAGCAGTGTAAACTCACGGAGCACATTCGAGTCCACAGCGGAGAGAAGCCTTTCCGGTGTGCCAAGTGTGGCAGGAACTTCCGTCAGAGGGGACAGCTGCTGCGGCACCAGCGGCTGCACACGGACGAGAAGCCCTTTCAGTGCCCAGAGTGTGGGCTGAGCTTCCGCCTGGAGAGCATGCTGAGAGCCCACCGGCTCCGGCACGGTGGGGAGAGGCCGTTCTCCTGTAGCGAGTGTGGCAGAGGCTTCACCCACCAGTGCAAGCTCCGTGAGCACCTGAGAGTGCACAGCGGGGAGAGGCCCTTCCAGTGCCTGAAGTGCGACAAGCGCTTCCGCCTGAAGGGCATCCTGAAGGCCCACCAGCACACGCACAGCAAGGAGAGGCCGTTCTCGTGCGGGGAGTGTGGCAAGGGCTTCACCAGACAATCCAAGCTCACGGAGCACTTGCGCGTGCACAGCGGGGAGAGACCCTTCCAGTGCCCAGAGTGCAACAGGAGCTTCCGCCTGAAGGGGCAGCTGCTCAGCCATCAGCGCCTGCACACGGGAGAGAGGCCCTTCCAGTGTCCGGAGTGCGACAAGCGCTATCGCGTGAAGGCCGACATGAAGGCCCACCAGCTGCTGCACAGCGGGGAGATGCCTTTCTCCTGTGAGTGCGGCAAGGGCTTTGTGAAACACTCAAAGCTCATCGAGCACATCAGAACGCACACGGGAGAGAAGCCTTTTCAGTGTCCCAAGTGTGACAAGAGTTTCCGCCTGAAGGCGCAGCTGCTCAGCCATCAGGGCCTGCACACAGGGGAGAGGCCTTTTCACTGCCCTGAGTGTGACAAGAACTTCCGGGAAAGGGGACACATGCTGAGGCACCAGCGCATCCACAGGCCCGAGAGGCCCTTTGCCTGTGGCGATTGTGGGAAGGGCTTCATTTACAAGTCTAAGCTTGCGGAGCACATCAGAGTACACACAAAATCCTGTCCTGCTCCAAATGAACTGGACATTAAGAAAAGGCTCAGCCAACTGTTTGCAATGATAGAGGCCGATTGGAGTTGA